One Rosa chinensis cultivar Old Blush chromosome 5, RchiOBHm-V2, whole genome shotgun sequence genomic region harbors:
- the LOC112202711 gene encoding uncharacterized protein LOC112202711, which translates to MGYSEEQMNRAISEVLETSHNKEISSLWPSVLCLLREDEVYGFHMKSQSIRGILRATPSTHTLVNGDRDCVESESRLANTSRDGGPTPRINSDKVASKSFTMGAPSSPQFHAAALLFGPHTPREYVQGSQAEWLHMQVGGSFERTT; encoded by the exons ATGGGGTATTCTGAAGAACAGATGAACCGAGCTATCAGTGAAGTTTTAGAGACTTCCCATAACAAGGAAATCTCTTCACTATGGCCATCAGTTCTTTGTCTTCTTCGAGAAGATGAGGTTTATGGTTTTCATATGAAGTCTCAAAGCATAAGGGGAATTCTTCGGGCAACACCATCCACTCATACTCTTGTGAATG GTGATAGAGATTGTGTAGAGAGTGAGAGTAGACTGGCCAACACTTCTAGGGATGGAGGTCCTACACCAAGAATTAATTCTGACAAGGTTGCATCAAAGTCATTTACGATGGGAGCTCCTTCATCTCCT CAATTTCATGCAGCTGCGTTGTTATTTGGACCACACACACCAAGGGAGTATGTGCAGGGCTCGCAAGCCGAATGGCTGCATATGCAGGTTGGTGGTAGCTTTGAAAGAACAACATAA